One genomic window of Trichosurus vulpecula isolate mTriVul1 chromosome X, mTriVul1.pri, whole genome shotgun sequence includes the following:
- the LOC118832672 gene encoding uncharacterized protein LOC118832672 has product MHQEFPSTDASPFGNFHLWLQSLFGNYHPSYQPGLWELQLVLLSGAIYLCGVSASASVSFWRSIVCVSLETPLGSYSLLGSLFWGKYSLCLQLEPSLQRHSPSPIFGEKQPVPLDSFRKYHLCSHHILGRDTLYLCLCGDTAYASPSPFGNHHLCLRPGFWEILPVPPSRLLGNTTCATIWVFSKYCPCLHLGLWETPPVPPFWFLGNTICASVWAFGKCCLCLHYGFWEIPSVPPSGLVGNTACATVLVFGKYCLCLHYGFWEIPSGLVGNTACATVLVFGKYRLCLHYGFWEIPSGLVGNTACATVLVFGKYRLCLHYGFWEIPSGLVGNTACASVLVFGKYRLCLRLGLGNSTCAIVWATIWAFGKHYLCHHFGF; this is encoded by the exons ATGCACCAG GAATTTCCATCCACGGATGCATCACCCTTTGGGAATTTCCACCTGTGGCTACAATCGCTCTTTGGGAATTATCATCCAAGCTACCAACCTGGCCTTTGGGAATTACAACTTGTTCTTCTATCTGGAGCTATCTATCTTTGCGGAGTTTcagcctctgcctctgtctccttcTGGAGAAGtattgtctgtgtctctctggaGACACCTTTAGGGAGCTATAGCCTGTTAGGGAGCCTGTTTTGGGGAAAGTACAGCCTGTGCCTCCAACTGGAGCCATCTTTGCAGAGGCACAGCCCGAGTCCTATCTTTGGGGAGAAACAGCCTGTTCCTCTGGATTCTTTTCGGAAATACCACCTATGCTCACACCACATTTTAGGGAGGGACACCCTGTACCTCTGTCTTTGTGGGGATACAGCCTATGCCTCCCCATCTCCTTTTGGGAATCACCACCTATGCCTCCGTCCGGGCTTTTGGGAAATCCTGCCTGTGCCACCGTCTCGGCTTTTGGGAAATACCACCTGTGCCACCATCTGGGTTTTTAGTAAATATTGCCCATGCCTTCATCTGGGCCTTTGGGAAACACCACCTGTGCCACCATTTTGGTTTTTAGGAAATACCATCTGTGCCTCTGTCTGGGCTTTTGGGAAATGCTGCCTGTGCCTCCATTATGGCTTTTGGGAAATACCGTCTGTGCCTCCGTCTGGGCTTGTGGGAAATACGGCCTGTGCCACCGTTTTGGTTTTTGGGAAATACTGCCTGTGCCTCCACTATGGCTTTTGGGAAATACCGTCTGGGCTTGTGGGAAATACCGCCTGTGCCACCGTTTTGGTTTTTGGGAAATACCGCCTGTGCCTCCACTATGGCTTTTGGGAAATACCGTCTGGGCTTGTGGGAAATACCGCCTGTGCCACCGTTTTGGTTTTTGGGAAATACCGCCTGTGCCTCCACTATGGCTTTTGGGAAATACCGTCTGGGCTTGTGGGAAATACCGCCTGTGCCAGCGTTTTGGTTTTTGGGAAATACCGCCTGTGCCTCCGTCTGGGTTTGGGAAATAGCACCTGTGCCATCGTCTGGGCTACCATCTGGGCTTTTGGGAAACACTACCTGTGCCACCATTTTGGTTTTTAG